The following coding sequences lie in one Fimbriiglobus ruber genomic window:
- a CDS encoding ATP-dependent 6-phosphofructokinase: MQVDSKDLLVKTLGPCRVASPLGSLLRDRRPTFHNVAENDRVVFDDTISALASRTCAPAELPSFEPAGARSKIFFDPSKTRVGIVTCGGLCPGLNDVIRAIVLELVDWYGVDKIYGFRNGYQGFIASYGRSVVDLTGQVVSSINEQGGTILGTSRGQQDPAEIVDCLERMSINILFVIGGDGTIRGALGISKEIAERGAKIAVVGIPKTIDNDIMFIDQSFGFQTAFSEATKSIRAAHVEATASPNGVGLVRLMGRHSGFIACYASLAMSDANFVLIPEVPFQLDGENGLLNVLRKRLLRRHHAVMVVAEGAGQNVLSPEHGGQGTDASGNVKLQDIGLYLKKRITDYFAGIGMELNLKYIDPSYAIRSVPANPYDSVYCIRLGHNAVHAAMSGRTEMVVGRWNSRFVHVPMPLAIRERYTVDPDGDLWMSVLESTGQPRSFQ; encoded by the coding sequence ATGCAGGTTGATTCCAAAGATTTGTTGGTAAAGACTCTCGGCCCCTGCCGCGTTGCGTCTCCGTTGGGCTCACTGCTGAGAGATCGTCGGCCCACTTTCCACAACGTCGCGGAAAACGATCGCGTGGTGTTCGACGACACGATCTCGGCTCTCGCCAGCCGCACGTGCGCACCAGCCGAGTTGCCGTCTTTTGAACCGGCCGGGGCGCGATCCAAAATCTTTTTCGATCCGTCCAAGACGCGGGTCGGGATCGTAACGTGTGGCGGCCTCTGTCCGGGCTTGAATGATGTGATTCGGGCGATCGTACTTGAACTCGTTGACTGGTACGGCGTCGACAAAATCTACGGCTTTCGCAACGGTTATCAGGGATTTATCGCCTCCTACGGACGCAGTGTTGTCGACCTGACCGGACAGGTCGTCAGCAGCATCAACGAGCAAGGGGGCACGATTCTCGGCACGTCGCGCGGGCAGCAGGATCCGGCCGAGATCGTCGACTGCCTGGAGCGGATGAGCATCAACATTCTGTTCGTCATCGGCGGCGACGGGACGATCCGCGGGGCGCTGGGTATTTCGAAGGAAATTGCCGAGCGGGGAGCCAAGATCGCCGTCGTCGGCATCCCGAAGACGATCGACAACGACATCATGTTCATCGACCAGAGTTTCGGCTTCCAGACCGCCTTCTCCGAGGCGACCAAGTCGATCCGCGCGGCCCACGTCGAGGCGACCGCGTCCCCGAACGGGGTTGGGTTGGTCCGGCTCATGGGCCGGCATTCGGGCTTCATCGCCTGCTACGCCTCGCTCGCCATGAGCGACGCGAATTTCGTTCTGATCCCCGAAGTTCCGTTCCAACTCGACGGCGAAAACGGGTTGCTCAACGTCCTGCGAAAGCGCCTCCTCCGGCGCCATCACGCCGTCATGGTCGTCGCCGAGGGAGCGGGACAGAACGTGCTTTCGCCCGAACACGGCGGACAAGGAACGGACGCCTCCGGGAACGTCAAACTCCAGGACATCGGCCTCTACCTCAAAAAACGGATCACCGATTATTTCGCCGGCATCGGCATGGAACTCAACCTCAAGTACATCGACCCGAGCTACGCCATCCGGAGCGTACCCGCGAACCCATACGACAGCGTTTACTGCATCCGGCTGGGCCATAACGCCGTGCACGCGGCCATGTCCGGGCGGACCGAGATGGTCGTCGGGCGGTGGAATAGCCGGTTCGTTCACGTTCCCATGCCGCTCGCGATTCGCGAGCGTTACACGGTCGACCCGGACGGCGACCTGTGGATGTCCGTCCTCGAATCGACGGGGCAGCCGCGAAGTTTCCAGTAA
- the ppc gene encoding phosphoenolpyruvate carboxylase, which yields MSLATKAPPPAGATEPKTSAPVVNATRSLEADIQLLDQLLGETIRKLAGDDTHNLFSEIGKIAVDLRTKPSVDQARGLRDRLDQLDVPTLRTLIRAFRVYFDLINLAEQHARVRAIRERVAKVAPEPMAESAEAALRQLRASGVAAKDLDFLLRHAMICPVFTAHPSEARRLTVLEKLTAISHELDKFDYSILLAKEKVATTEAIAEQIETLWQTAAVRTVRPGVLDEVRQALEVVEGCLFDVVPQLYRDLERSLRAVYPERKWDDLPSILRFGSWIGGDRDGNPFVTHDVTAKAVRLHQETILKHYLERVKDLGRRLSHSAEFVHVGPEFQLSLDRDAKLFPNLAPSAGREPYRGKCRYIAAKLQRTLDYLTTLTPHWSEQPVAPPAGAYENKSELIADLAVIANDLSGHKSEAGLGPVRELMRLADMFGTHLMTLDVRQHADRHRRAMSEVLAYAGVVPAYDKLSSVQCFECLAKELPQTRPLIPAHLPYSEETCEVVQTFRTIAAVLEQQCPDAIETYIISGTGDAAHLLEVLLFAREARLFRPIDGVSRLNIVPLFETHDALVHGTSIVQALLKNPVYRQHLELRGNRQEVMIGYSDSNKESGFVQSAWSLYAVQRDLADLSRKTGIQVQIFHGRGGAVGRGGGPANSAILAQPRGSINGRLKITEQGEMIADRYGHPAIAERHLDQIINAVLRASLSTEEQKVDHAWVGVMDLIAEKARRHYRALVYENPEFLSYFMQATPINEISQLKLGSRPARRTTSPSIETLRAIPWVFSWMQSRHTLPGWYGLGSAVTDVLAETPEAAATLKAMYQGWHFWRTLIDNAQMILAKADLTIARLYADLIDDQEIAAKIYGTIATEYQKTVDAICLTTDQTNLLERVPILQASIARRNPYVDPLSFIQLVLLKRLRAGTGSQDELLTGVLESINGVASGLKNTG from the coding sequence ATGAGCCTTGCGACAAAAGCTCCTCCCCCCGCCGGCGCTACCGAGCCTAAAACTTCCGCGCCGGTGGTTAACGCCACGCGGTCGCTAGAAGCCGATATCCAGTTGCTCGACCAGTTGCTCGGGGAAACGATCCGGAAGTTGGCCGGCGACGACACGCACAACCTGTTCAGCGAGATCGGCAAGATCGCGGTCGACCTCCGGACGAAACCGTCGGTCGACCAGGCTCGGGGTCTCCGCGACCGGCTAGACCAGCTCGACGTTCCGACGTTGCGGACCCTGATCCGCGCCTTCCGCGTTTATTTCGACCTGATTAACCTCGCCGAGCAACATGCACGGGTTCGCGCAATCCGCGAGCGCGTTGCCAAAGTCGCGCCGGAGCCGATGGCCGAGAGCGCCGAGGCGGCGTTGCGACAGCTTCGCGCGAGCGGTGTCGCCGCGAAAGACCTGGATTTCCTGCTCCGGCACGCGATGATCTGCCCGGTCTTCACCGCCCACCCGAGCGAAGCCCGCAGGCTGACGGTCCTTGAGAAATTGACGGCGATTTCCCACGAACTCGACAAGTTCGATTACTCGATCCTGCTCGCGAAAGAAAAGGTCGCGACGACCGAGGCGATCGCCGAGCAGATCGAGACGTTGTGGCAGACCGCGGCCGTCCGGACGGTCCGCCCGGGCGTTCTAGACGAGGTTCGGCAGGCGCTCGAAGTCGTCGAGGGCTGTCTGTTCGACGTCGTCCCGCAATTGTACCGCGACCTGGAACGCTCGCTCCGGGCCGTTTACCCCGAGCGCAAATGGGACGATCTGCCCTCGATCCTGAGGTTCGGCTCGTGGATCGGCGGTGACCGCGACGGCAACCCGTTCGTGACCCACGACGTGACCGCAAAAGCCGTCCGGCTTCACCAGGAAACAATCCTCAAACACTACCTGGAGCGGGTCAAAGACCTTGGCCGGCGGCTCAGTCACTCGGCCGAGTTCGTCCATGTCGGCCCGGAGTTTCAACTCTCGCTCGATCGGGACGCGAAACTCTTCCCGAACCTAGCACCCAGCGCCGGCCGCGAACCGTACCGCGGCAAATGCCGGTACATCGCGGCGAAATTGCAGCGGACGTTGGACTACCTGACGACTTTGACACCGCACTGGAGCGAGCAACCGGTCGCTCCGCCCGCAGGCGCTTACGAAAACAAAAGTGAACTGATCGCGGACCTGGCCGTGATCGCGAACGATCTGTCGGGGCACAAGTCGGAGGCGGGACTCGGCCCGGTCCGCGAACTGATGCGGCTCGCCGACATGTTCGGCACCCACTTGATGACCCTCGACGTGCGACAACACGCCGACCGGCACCGGCGGGCCATGTCCGAGGTGCTGGCCTACGCCGGGGTCGTGCCGGCTTACGACAAACTGTCTTCCGTCCAGTGCTTCGAGTGCCTGGCGAAAGAACTCCCGCAGACCCGGCCGCTCATCCCGGCCCATCTGCCGTACTCCGAGGAGACCTGCGAGGTCGTCCAGACGTTCCGCACGATCGCGGCCGTTCTGGAGCAGCAGTGCCCGGACGCCATCGAGACGTACATCATCAGCGGCACCGGGGACGCCGCCCACTTGCTGGAAGTCTTGTTGTTCGCGCGGGAAGCCCGGCTGTTCCGCCCCATCGACGGCGTGAGCCGGCTCAACATCGTCCCGCTGTTCGAGACCCACGACGCGCTCGTCCACGGCACGTCGATCGTCCAGGCGTTGCTGAAGAACCCGGTCTACCGTCAGCACCTCGAACTGCGAGGGAACCGACAAGAGGTGATGATTGGCTACTCGGACAGCAACAAGGAAAGCGGCTTTGTCCAGTCCGCGTGGTCCTTGTACGCGGTCCAGCGCGATCTTGCCGACCTGAGCCGCAAGACGGGCATTCAGGTCCAGATCTTCCACGGCCGTGGCGGCGCGGTCGGTCGCGGCGGCGGCCCCGCGAACAGCGCGATCCTGGCCCAACCGCGGGGGAGCATCAACGGCCGCTTGAAGATCACCGAGCAAGGGGAAATGATCGCCGACCGGTATGGCCACCCGGCCATCGCCGAACGGCACCTGGATCAAATCATCAACGCCGTACTGCGGGCGAGCCTGTCCACCGAGGAACAAAAAGTCGACCACGCGTGGGTCGGCGTGATGGACCTGATCGCGGAAAAGGCCCGGCGCCACTACCGCGCGCTCGTGTACGAGAACCCCGAATTCCTCTCGTACTTCATGCAGGCCACGCCGATCAACGAAATCTCGCAATTGAAGTTGGGCTCCCGCCCGGCCCGGCGGACGACCTCGCCCAGCATCGAAACGCTCCGCGCGATTCCTTGGGTCTTTAGCTGGATGCAGAGCCGGCACACGCTCCCGGGCTGGTACGGTCTGGGGAGTGCGGTCACGGACGTACTGGCGGAAACCCCGGAAGCAGCCGCCACGCTGAAAGCCATGTACCAGGGTTGGCACTTCTGGCGGACCCTGATCGACAACGCGCAAATGATTCTGGCGAAGGCCGACCTGACCATCGCCCGCCTCTACGCCGACCTGATCGACGACCAGGAAATCGCCGCCAAGATTTACGGCACCATCGCCACCGAATACCAGAAAACCGTCGACGCCATTTGTCTCACGACGGACCAGACGAACCTTTTGGAACGGGTGCCCATCCTTCAGGCGTCAATCGCGCGGCGAAACCCTTATGTCGACCCGCTCAGTTTCATACAACTTGTATTGTTGAAGCGATTGCGCGCGGGAACCGGCTCACAGGACGAGCTATTGACCGGCGTCTTAGAAAGTATCAACGGGGTCGCGTCCGGTCTCAAGAACACCGGATGA
- the gltB gene encoding glutamate synthase large subunit yields the protein MSDAFSPSRFVPLPPTPDGLYHPRAERDACGVGFIAHIKGQKSHTIVSDALQILANLQHRGACGCDQDTGDGAGILLQLPDAFFRAHVDRLPDVGAYGVAFVFLPKEKEQKELYDKCVAAFEQIVTEEGHAILKWRDVPVNSEAIGWLARSQEPAMRQAIIKRGPKTATPEQFERSLYVIRRRTENWAIRNLANPIAFYLPSCSAKTIVYKGMLKADQLIPYFPDLSDATMTSAIAIVHSRYSTNTFPQWGLAQPFRMLAHNGEINTLQGNAHWLKARQAQMKSDALGELRERVFPLDFSGLSDSAVLDLGLELLVQGGRSLPHGIMMLVPEAYEGNPDLDPARKGFYQYHSNLTEPWDGPASLAFSDGVVVGALLDRNGLRPSRYVVTDNDLVVMASEVGVLPIPPERIKFKGRLQPGKLLLVDTAAGKIVEDDDVKNAICGQKPYAQWVASNQLRLEDLPATAPPARSADPLLPRQQAFGYTVEDIDRILLPMAQEGKEPVSSMGTDIPLAVLSDRCQLLYNYFKQLFAQVTNPPIDPIREKIVMTTETLLGCETNLLGETPEHARLLRLDSPTLADGDLDRIRALDRPGLKSATVSTLFDRAAGPAGLDATLDRICVETEAAVKAGASIVILSDRGVDAGHVAVPALLATGAVHYHLIRSGLRTRCGLVIETGEAREIHHFALLIGYGAAAINPYLVFETFHNLDATGQLGDKGGGALPVAKAISNYRKAVDAGLLKIFSKMGISTLLSYRGAQIFEAVGLGRDLIEKYFTDTPSRIGGVGTDVIARESIQRHAIGFPTSPIEETELDLGGEYMWRRRGEYHMWNPDTIELLQYAVNRESFATYKEFSKASDEIDRQLCTIRGLLEVRKARKPIPLELIEPAKEIVKRFCTGAMSFGSISKEAHETLAIALNRVGGRSNTGEGGEDPARFKPDANGDSRNSAIKQVASGRFGVTANYLANAIELQIKMAQGAKPGEGGQLPGHKVDNFIAKTRYSTPGVGLISPPPHHDIYSIEDLAQLIFDLKNSNPHAEVSVKLVAAVGVGTIAAGVAKGYADRILVSGDSGGTGASPVSSIRHAGLPWELGLAETQQTLVRNGLRGRVRVQTDGQMKTGRDVIIAACLGAEEYGFATAPLIAMGCVMMRKCHLNTCPVGIATQDPVLRAQFTGTPEQVVNYLFYVAEEVREYLSIMGFRSLDEIIGRANLLSAVPLDWHWKAKYLDLTPILQMPDVPTGTPIRCVERQADVLADQLDWELVRKCKDALEKEERVQHSLPITNRNRTVGTILSYFVTEKYGEKGLPEDTIDLQFTGSAGQSFGAFVTRGITLRVRGDANDYVGKGLSGGKIVVTPPAESKFVAEDNIIVGNVVLYGATAGEAFFRGRAGERFAVRNSGAKTVVEGIGDHGCEYMTGGTVVILGSTGRNFAAGMSGGLAFVYDPDETFRANCNLEMVDLVPVTDYKDIGTISNLINRHVFYTGSPVADAIASDFESALPRFVKVFPRDYRRVLEQSKAVQRQWELVNN from the coding sequence ATGTCCGACGCGTTCTCCCCGAGCCGGTTCGTCCCTCTCCCCCCGACGCCAGACGGCCTCTATCACCCCCGGGCCGAACGCGACGCGTGCGGCGTGGGGTTCATTGCGCACATTAAAGGTCAGAAAAGCCACACGATCGTCAGCGACGCCCTGCAGATTTTGGCGAACCTGCAGCACCGCGGGGCTTGTGGCTGCGATCAAGACACGGGCGACGGGGCCGGCATCCTGCTGCAACTCCCGGACGCCTTCTTCCGCGCCCACGTCGACCGCCTCCCCGATGTCGGCGCGTACGGTGTGGCGTTCGTGTTCCTTCCGAAAGAGAAGGAACAGAAGGAACTGTACGACAAGTGCGTCGCCGCGTTCGAGCAGATCGTGACCGAGGAAGGCCACGCCATCCTCAAATGGCGAGACGTGCCGGTCAATTCCGAGGCGATTGGCTGGCTGGCCCGGTCGCAAGAGCCCGCGATGCGGCAAGCGATCATCAAGCGGGGGCCGAAGACCGCGACGCCGGAGCAGTTCGAGCGGTCGCTGTACGTGATCCGTCGCCGGACCGAGAACTGGGCGATCCGCAACCTCGCGAACCCGATCGCCTTCTACCTGCCCAGTTGCAGCGCCAAGACCATCGTCTACAAGGGCATGCTCAAGGCCGATCAACTCATCCCTTACTTCCCGGACCTGTCCGACGCGACGATGACGTCCGCGATCGCGATCGTCCACAGCCGGTACAGCACGAACACGTTCCCGCAGTGGGGTCTCGCGCAGCCGTTCCGCATGCTCGCGCACAACGGCGAAATCAATACCCTCCAGGGCAACGCCCACTGGCTCAAGGCTCGCCAGGCGCAGATGAAGAGCGACGCCCTGGGCGAACTCCGCGAACGGGTGTTCCCGCTCGATTTCTCCGGTCTCAGCGACTCGGCAGTTCTCGACCTGGGCCTCGAACTCCTCGTGCAAGGCGGCCGGTCCCTGCCGCACGGGATCATGATGCTCGTCCCCGAGGCTTACGAAGGGAACCCGGATCTCGATCCGGCACGCAAAGGCTTCTACCAGTACCACTCGAACCTGACCGAACCGTGGGACGGGCCGGCCAGCCTCGCCTTCTCGGACGGCGTCGTCGTCGGTGCATTGCTCGACCGGAACGGCCTGCGCCCGAGCCGGTACGTCGTCACCGATAATGACCTTGTCGTCATGGCGAGCGAGGTCGGCGTTCTCCCGATCCCCCCCGAGCGGATCAAGTTCAAGGGCCGGTTGCAGCCGGGCAAGTTACTCCTGGTGGATACCGCCGCGGGTAAGATCGTCGAAGACGACGACGTGAAGAACGCCATCTGCGGCCAAAAGCCTTACGCCCAATGGGTCGCGAGTAACCAACTCCGGCTCGAAGATCTGCCGGCGACCGCCCCACCGGCGCGGTCCGCGGACCCGCTTCTACCCCGCCAACAGGCATTCGGGTACACAGTCGAAGACATCGACCGAATCTTGTTGCCGATGGCTCAAGAAGGCAAGGAGCCGGTGTCCAGTATGGGCACCGACATCCCGCTCGCCGTCCTCAGCGACCGGTGCCAGCTTCTTTACAACTACTTCAAACAGCTTTTCGCCCAGGTGACGAACCCGCCGATCGACCCGATCCGCGAAAAGATCGTCATGACGACCGAGACACTGCTCGGCTGCGAAACCAACTTGCTCGGCGAGACTCCGGAACACGCCCGGTTGCTCCGTCTCGATTCCCCCACGCTGGCCGACGGCGACCTCGATCGCATCCGCGCGCTCGACCGCCCCGGACTGAAGTCGGCCACGGTTTCGACCCTGTTCGACCGCGCGGCCGGCCCCGCTGGGCTCGACGCTACTCTCGATCGCATTTGCGTGGAGACCGAGGCGGCGGTCAAAGCCGGGGCCAGCATCGTCATTCTGTCCGACCGTGGCGTCGACGCGGGTCATGTGGCCGTTCCCGCGCTGCTGGCCACCGGAGCCGTCCACTACCACTTGATTCGATCCGGTCTGCGGACGCGGTGCGGGCTGGTCATTGAGACTGGCGAAGCGAGGGAGATTCACCACTTCGCGCTCCTCATCGGCTACGGGGCGGCGGCGATCAATCCGTACCTCGTGTTCGAGACCTTCCACAACCTCGACGCGACTGGCCAGCTCGGCGATAAGGGCGGCGGCGCTCTGCCCGTCGCCAAGGCGATCTCGAATTACCGCAAGGCGGTTGACGCGGGGTTGCTCAAGATCTTCAGCAAGATGGGCATCAGCACGCTGCTGAGCTACCGTGGCGCGCAAATCTTCGAAGCGGTCGGCCTCGGCCGCGACCTGATCGAGAAGTATTTCACAGACACCCCGAGCCGGATCGGCGGGGTCGGGACGGACGTGATCGCCCGCGAGTCGATCCAACGGCACGCGATCGGATTCCCGACCAGCCCCATCGAGGAAACCGAACTCGACCTCGGCGGGGAATACATGTGGCGCCGCCGCGGCGAATACCACATGTGGAACCCCGACACCATCGAACTCCTGCAATACGCGGTGAACCGGGAGTCGTTCGCCACGTATAAGGAGTTCTCCAAGGCGTCGGACGAGATCGACCGCCAGCTCTGCACGATCCGCGGGTTGTTGGAAGTTCGCAAGGCCCGTAAGCCGATCCCACTCGAACTCATCGAGCCGGCCAAGGAGATCGTCAAGCGGTTCTGCACTGGGGCGATGAGCTTCGGCAGCATCAGCAAGGAAGCCCACGAGACGCTGGCCATCGCCCTGAACCGGGTCGGCGGGCGGAGCAACACCGGCGAGGGCGGCGAAGACCCCGCGCGGTTCAAGCCGGACGCCAACGGCGACTCGCGGAACAGCGCCATCAAGCAGGTCGCCAGCGGTCGCTTCGGCGTAACCGCGAACTACCTCGCGAACGCGATCGAGTTGCAGATCAAGATGGCCCAGGGGGCCAAGCCAGGCGAAGGCGGGCAACTCCCGGGACACAAGGTCGACAACTTTATCGCCAAGACGCGGTACAGTACCCCGGGCGTCGGCCTGATTTCGCCGCCACCGCACCACGACATTTACTCGATCGAAGACCTCGCACAACTGATCTTCGATCTGAAGAACTCGAACCCGCATGCCGAGGTGTCCGTCAAGCTCGTGGCAGCCGTGGGCGTCGGGACGATCGCGGCCGGTGTGGCCAAGGGGTATGCGGACCGCATCCTCGTTAGCGGTGACAGTGGCGGCACCGGGGCGTCGCCCGTGTCGAGCATCCGGCACGCCGGCCTGCCGTGGGAACTCGGCCTGGCCGAGACCCAGCAAACGCTCGTTCGGAACGGTCTCCGCGGTCGCGTGCGGGTACAGACCGACGGTCAGATGAAGACCGGCCGGGACGTGATCATCGCCGCCTGTCTCGGGGCCGAGGAATACGGCTTCGCGACCGCGCCGCTGATCGCGATGGGCTGCGTGATGATGCGGAAGTGCCACTTGAACACATGCCCGGTCGGGATCGCGACTCAGGACCCAGTCCTCCGTGCCCAGTTCACTGGCACCCCGGAGCAGGTGGTCAATTACCTCTTCTACGTGGCCGAAGAGGTCCGCGAGTACCTGAGCATCATGGGGTTCCGTAGCCTCGACGAGATCATCGGCCGGGCGAATCTGCTCTCGGCCGTACCGCTCGACTGGCACTGGAAAGCCAAGTACCTCGACCTGACCCCGATCCTCCAAATGCCCGACGTGCCCACGGGTACGCCGATCCGCTGTGTCGAGCGGCAGGCGGACGTACTGGCCGACCAACTCGACTGGGAACTGGTCCGAAAGTGCAAGGACGCGCTCGAAAAAGAAGAGCGCGTCCAGCACTCGCTGCCGATCACCAACCGGAACCGCACGGTCGGCACGATCCTCAGCTACTTCGTCACCGAGAAATACGGCGAGAAGGGGCTGCCGGAAGACACGATCGACTTGCAGTTCACCGGCAGCGCCGGCCAGAGCTTCGGGGCGTTCGTCACTCGCGGGATCACCCTCCGCGTCCGCGGCGACGCGAACGACTACGTCGGCAAGGGGCTCTCCGGCGGGAAGATCGTCGTCACGCCGCCGGCCGAGTCGAAGTTCGTGGCCGAGGACAACATCATCGTTGGGAACGTCGTGCTGTACGGCGCGACCGCCGGCGAGGCGTTCTTCCGCGGCCGGGCGGGCGAGCGGTTCGCGGTCCGCAACAGCGGCGCGAAAACGGTGGTCGAGGGGATCGGCGACCATGGCTGCGAGTACATGACCGGCGGGACCGTCGTCATCCTCGGGTCGACCGGCCGGAACTTCGCGGCCGGGATGAGCGGCGGGCTCGCGTTCGTGTACGACCCGGACGAGACGTTCCGCGCGAACTGTAACCTTGAAATGGTTGACCTGGTGCCGGTCACGGACTACAAGGACATCGGCACGATCAGCAACCTCATCAACCGGCACGTGTTTTACACGGGGTCGCCGGTCGCGGACGCGATCGCGAGCGACTTCGAGTCCGCCCTGCCGCGGTTCGTGAAAGTGTTCCCGCGCGACTACCGCCGAGTCCTGGAGCAGAGCAAGGCCGTCCAGCGGCAGTGGGAACTCGTCAACAACTGA
- a CDS encoding glutamate synthase subunit beta, whose amino-acid sequence MSDPRGFLNIEQQKPTPRPVFQRIKDYGDVYHPLPDEGVRAQATRCMDCGIPFCHKGCPLGNLIPDWNDLVYRNRWDDALHALHSTNNFPEFTGKTCPAPCEASCVLALAGSPVTIKNIEQAIVDKGWETGRIKPLPPDRETGKSVGIIGSGPAGLAAAQQLRRVGHAVTVYERDDRLGGLLMYGIPDFKMEKKYIDRRIEQMASEGVKFVVRADVGRTVDAKTLRERHDALLLTVGSTIPRDLTIPGRNFKGIERAMTYLTQQNRRCLGETLGPDSLTAEGKNVLIIGGGDTAADCLGTCHRQKAKSVLQLDYNPRPPEAHNPDTPWPKWPKILRISPAHEEGGKRDWQIKTKAFLGHDDGRVKELHAVRVKQYFDQDGERQFEELVGSEIVFPCDLVLLAIGFSGPEKSLPAQLELELTEGGNIATDKKYMTSQPGIFAAGDCRRGQSIVVWAIAEGREAARTMDEYLTGQPSTLKGRDHSLVQIGLPVPAVTK is encoded by the coding sequence ATGAGCGACCCGCGCGGATTCCTGAACATCGAACAACAGAAGCCGACCCCCCGACCTGTTTTCCAGCGGATCAAGGACTACGGCGATGTTTACCACCCCCTCCCGGACGAGGGCGTTCGCGCGCAGGCGACCCGGTGCATGGACTGCGGCATCCCGTTCTGCCACAAGGGCTGCCCGCTCGGCAACCTGATCCCGGATTGGAACGACCTCGTTTACCGCAACCGCTGGGACGACGCCCTGCACGCGCTGCACAGCACGAACAACTTCCCGGAGTTCACCGGCAAGACGTGCCCGGCCCCGTGCGAGGCGTCGTGCGTCCTCGCGCTCGCCGGTTCGCCGGTGACGATCAAGAACATCGAACAGGCGATCGTCGACAAGGGCTGGGAGACGGGCCGCATCAAGCCCCTGCCCCCGGACCGCGAGACGGGCAAGTCGGTCGGCATCATCGGCAGCGGTCCCGCCGGGCTGGCCGCCGCCCAACAGCTCCGCCGCGTCGGCCACGCCGTCACCGTTTACGAGCGAGACGACCGCCTCGGCGGGTTGCTGATGTACGGCATCCCGGATTTCAAGATGGAGAAGAAGTACATCGATCGCCGGATCGAGCAGATGGCGTCCGAAGGGGTCAAGTTCGTCGTCCGCGCCGACGTCGGTCGGACCGTCGACGCGAAGACGTTGCGCGAGCGGCACGACGCCCTCCTTCTAACCGTGGGATCGACCATCCCTCGCGACCTGACGATTCCCGGTCGGAACTTTAAGGGAATCGAACGGGCGATGACGTACCTCACCCAGCAGAACCGCCGCTGCCTGGGCGAGACGCTGGGGCCGGACTCGTTGACGGCCGAGGGGAAGAACGTCCTCATCATCGGCGGCGGCGACACGGCCGCGGACTGCCTGGGCACCTGCCACCGCCAGAAGGCGAAATCGGTCCTCCAACTCGACTACAACCCGCGCCCGCCCGAAGCCCACAACCCCGACACGCCCTGGCCGAAGTGGCCCAAGATCCTCCGCATTTCCCCGGCCCACGAGGAAGGCGGCAAACGGGACTGGCAGATCAAGACGAAGGCGTTTCTCGGCCACGACGACGGGCGGGTGAAGGAACTGCATGCCGTCCGCGTTAAACAATACTTCGACCAGGACGGCGAGCGGCAGTTCGAGGAACTCGTCGGGTCCGAGATCGTTTTCCCCTGCGACCTGGTTCTTCTTGCCATCGGCTTCTCTGGTCCCGAGAAGTCGCTGCCCGCCCAACTGGAGCTGGAACTGACCGAGGGGGGTAACATCGCCACGGACAAGAAGTACATGACCAGTCAGCCGGGCATCTTCGCCGCGGGGGACTGTCGGCGCGGTCAGTCGATCGTCGTGTGGGCGATCGCCGAGGGCCGGGAAGCCGCCCGTACGATGGACGAATACCTGACCGGCCAACCCAGCACCCTCAAGGGCCGCGACCACTCGCTCGTTCAGATTGGCCTCCCGGTCCCCGCCGTCACCAAGTAA